One Rissa tridactyla isolate bRisTri1 chromosome 1, bRisTri1.patW.cur.20221130, whole genome shotgun sequence DNA segment encodes these proteins:
- the MTRF1 gene encoding peptide chain release factor 1, mitochondrial isoform X1 yields MPGVVFFSRHAGTGSFSALLPVCHGLLFRGRIHLAPMRADGGGKVKKMKPFHSVCLFKSLLASCYCHGQLHSCLLPPLAKKITYVVGLHKCGFWRPKSLLDTSRFTLSFNSRHRKKHQDSRALWKHEAVQKYLETLSKEYQQISHLLNADSINDFEQRTLRKRCADLSPIAAAFQEIKEAEREGQELEAMCRELDSRDEKQLLELALEEKETLDKKINMLCRKLFQLLVPKEKYDRSHVILEVTAGRTTGGQQSSYSKGDICQQFTKEMFEMYQNYADYKSWTFDIVNYTPAEIGGLHHAAAHISGDDVYRHLKYEGGTHRVQRIPETGLSSRMQRIHTGTMSVIVLPQPEEVDVKVDPKDLRIDTFRAKGAGGQHVNKTDSAVRIVHLPTGLAVECQQERSQLLNKEIALRTLRAKLYQQVIEKQLSQEQSARKLQLGTRAQSERIRTYNFTQDRVTDHRISYDARNIKEILSGKEALDKLINRLLEFAEIEAVTEYLENLQALEGGGC; encoded by the exons ATGCCGGGAGTCGTGTTTTTTAGCAGGCATGCTGGGACTGGGAGTTTTTCCGCTTTACTTCCTGTCTGCCATGGCCTCCTATTTCGAGGTAGGATCCATCTGGCGCCAATGCGTGCAGACG GTggtggaaaagtaaaaaaaatgaagcctTTCCATAGCGTCTGTCTTTTTAAGAGCCTGCTTGCCAGTTGCTACTGTCATGGTCAACTTCACAGctgtcttctccctcctcttgcaAAGAAGATAACTTATGTGGTGGGACTGCACAAGTGTGGATTTTGGAGGCCAAAATCTTTGTTGGACACGTCTAGATTCACTCTGTCTTTTAACAGTCGGCATAGGAAAAAACATCAGGATTCTCGAGCGTTGTGGAAGCATGAGGCTGTGCAGAAGTATCTGGAGACTCTAAGCAAAGAATACCAGCAGATTAGTCATCTGTTAAATGCTGACTCAATAAATGACTTTGAGCAAAGAACCCTGCGGAAAAGATGTGCCGATCTGTCCCCCATTGCAGCTGCATTTCAAGAAATCAAAGAGGCTGAAAGGGAAGGTCAGGAGTTAGAAGCTATGTGCAGAG AGCTAGACAGCAGAGATGAGAAACAACTTCTAGAGCTTGCCttagaagagaaggaaacccTGGATAAAAAAATCAACATGTTGTGCAGAAAG cttttccaGCTTCTAGTGCCAAAGGAAAAATATGATAGAAGTCATGTCATATTGGAAGTGACAGCTGGCAGAACAACTGGAGGTCAGCAAAGTTCCTACAGTAAAG GAGACATCTGCCAACAGTTCACTAAAGAAATGTTTGAGATGTACCAGAACTATGCAGACTATAAAAGCTGGACCTTTGACATTGTGAATTATACGCCGGCTGAGATAG GTGGGTTGCATCACGCCGCTGCTCATATTTCAGGAGATGATGTCTACAGGCATCTGAAATATGAAGGAGGGACTCATCGAGTCCAGCGAATCCCTGAGACAGGCCTGTCATCAAGAATGCAGCGTATTCACACTGGGACAATGTCAGTTATTGTCCTCCCTCAACCAGAGGAG GTTGATGTTAAAGTGGATCCCAAAGACTTGCGTATAGATACATTCAGGGCCAAAGGAGCAGGAGGGCAACATGTTAATAAAACCGATAGCGCTGTGAGAATTGTACACCTTCCCACAG GACTAGCGGTTGAGTGCCAGCAGGAGCGATCACAGCTTTTGAACAAGGAAATAGCTCTGCGGACACTGAGAGCTAAGCTGTACCAGCAGGTCATTGAAAAACAACTAAGTCAAGAGCAGAGTGCCAGAAAACTGCAG TTGGGAACAAGAGCCCAGTCAGAGAGAATTCGTACTTATAACTTCACCCAGGACAGAGTCACTGACCACAGGATCTCGTATGATGCACGCAATATCAAG gaaattCTAAGCGGGAAAGAAGCACTGGATAAGCTGATCAACAGACTACTGGAGTTTGCAGAGATAGAGGCTGTCACCGAATATCTAGAAAATCTGCAGGCTTTAGAAGGAGGAGGCTGCTGA
- the MTRF1 gene encoding peptide chain release factor 1, mitochondrial isoform X2 — protein MPGVVFFSRHAGTGSFSALLPVCHGLLFRGRIHLAPMRADGGGKVKKMKPFHSVCLFKSLLASCYCHGQLHSCLLPPLAKKITYVVGLHKCGFWRPKSLLDTSRFTLSFNSRHRKKHQDSRALWKHEAVQKYLETLSKEYQQISHLLNADSINDFEQRTLRKRCADLSPIAAAFQEIKEAEREGQELEAMCRELDSRDEKQLLELALEEKETLDKKINMLCRKLFQLLVPKEKYDRSHVILEVTAGRTTGGDICQQFTKEMFEMYQNYADYKSWTFDIVNYTPAEIGGLHHAAAHISGDDVYRHLKYEGGTHRVQRIPETGLSSRMQRIHTGTMSVIVLPQPEEVDVKVDPKDLRIDTFRAKGAGGQHVNKTDSAVRIVHLPTGLAVECQQERSQLLNKEIALRTLRAKLYQQVIEKQLSQEQSARKLQLGTRAQSERIRTYNFTQDRVTDHRISYDARNIKEILSGKEALDKLINRLLEFAEIEAVTEYLENLQALEGGGC, from the exons ATGCCGGGAGTCGTGTTTTTTAGCAGGCATGCTGGGACTGGGAGTTTTTCCGCTTTACTTCCTGTCTGCCATGGCCTCCTATTTCGAGGTAGGATCCATCTGGCGCCAATGCGTGCAGACG GTggtggaaaagtaaaaaaaatgaagcctTTCCATAGCGTCTGTCTTTTTAAGAGCCTGCTTGCCAGTTGCTACTGTCATGGTCAACTTCACAGctgtcttctccctcctcttgcaAAGAAGATAACTTATGTGGTGGGACTGCACAAGTGTGGATTTTGGAGGCCAAAATCTTTGTTGGACACGTCTAGATTCACTCTGTCTTTTAACAGTCGGCATAGGAAAAAACATCAGGATTCTCGAGCGTTGTGGAAGCATGAGGCTGTGCAGAAGTATCTGGAGACTCTAAGCAAAGAATACCAGCAGATTAGTCATCTGTTAAATGCTGACTCAATAAATGACTTTGAGCAAAGAACCCTGCGGAAAAGATGTGCCGATCTGTCCCCCATTGCAGCTGCATTTCAAGAAATCAAAGAGGCTGAAAGGGAAGGTCAGGAGTTAGAAGCTATGTGCAGAG AGCTAGACAGCAGAGATGAGAAACAACTTCTAGAGCTTGCCttagaagagaaggaaacccTGGATAAAAAAATCAACATGTTGTGCAGAAAG cttttccaGCTTCTAGTGCCAAAGGAAAAATATGATAGAAGTCATGTCATATTGGAAGTGACAGCTGGCAGAACAACTGGAG GAGACATCTGCCAACAGTTCACTAAAGAAATGTTTGAGATGTACCAGAACTATGCAGACTATAAAAGCTGGACCTTTGACATTGTGAATTATACGCCGGCTGAGATAG GTGGGTTGCATCACGCCGCTGCTCATATTTCAGGAGATGATGTCTACAGGCATCTGAAATATGAAGGAGGGACTCATCGAGTCCAGCGAATCCCTGAGACAGGCCTGTCATCAAGAATGCAGCGTATTCACACTGGGACAATGTCAGTTATTGTCCTCCCTCAACCAGAGGAG GTTGATGTTAAAGTGGATCCCAAAGACTTGCGTATAGATACATTCAGGGCCAAAGGAGCAGGAGGGCAACATGTTAATAAAACCGATAGCGCTGTGAGAATTGTACACCTTCCCACAG GACTAGCGGTTGAGTGCCAGCAGGAGCGATCACAGCTTTTGAACAAGGAAATAGCTCTGCGGACACTGAGAGCTAAGCTGTACCAGCAGGTCATTGAAAAACAACTAAGTCAAGAGCAGAGTGCCAGAAAACTGCAG TTGGGAACAAGAGCCCAGTCAGAGAGAATTCGTACTTATAACTTCACCCAGGACAGAGTCACTGACCACAGGATCTCGTATGATGCACGCAATATCAAG gaaattCTAAGCGGGAAAGAAGCACTGGATAAGCTGATCAACAGACTACTGGAGTTTGCAGAGATAGAGGCTGTCACCGAATATCTAGAAAATCTGCAGGCTTTAGAAGGAGGAGGCTGCTGA
- the MTRF1 gene encoding peptide chain release factor 1, mitochondrial isoform X3, which yields MKPFHSVCLFKSLLASCYCHGQLHSCLLPPLAKKITYVVGLHKCGFWRPKSLLDTSRFTLSFNSRHRKKHQDSRALWKHEAVQKYLETLSKEYQQISHLLNADSINDFEQRTLRKRCADLSPIAAAFQEIKEAEREGQELEAMCRELDSRDEKQLLELALEEKETLDKKINMLCRKLFQLLVPKEKYDRSHVILEVTAGRTTGGQQSSYSKGDICQQFTKEMFEMYQNYADYKSWTFDIVNYTPAEIGGLHHAAAHISGDDVYRHLKYEGGTHRVQRIPETGLSSRMQRIHTGTMSVIVLPQPEEVDVKVDPKDLRIDTFRAKGAGGQHVNKTDSAVRIVHLPTGLAVECQQERSQLLNKEIALRTLRAKLYQQVIEKQLSQEQSARKLQLGTRAQSERIRTYNFTQDRVTDHRISYDARNIKEILSGKEALDKLINRLLEFAEIEAVTEYLENLQALEGGGC from the exons atgaagcctTTCCATAGCGTCTGTCTTTTTAAGAGCCTGCTTGCCAGTTGCTACTGTCATGGTCAACTTCACAGctgtcttctccctcctcttgcaAAGAAGATAACTTATGTGGTGGGACTGCACAAGTGTGGATTTTGGAGGCCAAAATCTTTGTTGGACACGTCTAGATTCACTCTGTCTTTTAACAGTCGGCATAGGAAAAAACATCAGGATTCTCGAGCGTTGTGGAAGCATGAGGCTGTGCAGAAGTATCTGGAGACTCTAAGCAAAGAATACCAGCAGATTAGTCATCTGTTAAATGCTGACTCAATAAATGACTTTGAGCAAAGAACCCTGCGGAAAAGATGTGCCGATCTGTCCCCCATTGCAGCTGCATTTCAAGAAATCAAAGAGGCTGAAAGGGAAGGTCAGGAGTTAGAAGCTATGTGCAGAG AGCTAGACAGCAGAGATGAGAAACAACTTCTAGAGCTTGCCttagaagagaaggaaacccTGGATAAAAAAATCAACATGTTGTGCAGAAAG cttttccaGCTTCTAGTGCCAAAGGAAAAATATGATAGAAGTCATGTCATATTGGAAGTGACAGCTGGCAGAACAACTGGAGGTCAGCAAAGTTCCTACAGTAAAG GAGACATCTGCCAACAGTTCACTAAAGAAATGTTTGAGATGTACCAGAACTATGCAGACTATAAAAGCTGGACCTTTGACATTGTGAATTATACGCCGGCTGAGATAG GTGGGTTGCATCACGCCGCTGCTCATATTTCAGGAGATGATGTCTACAGGCATCTGAAATATGAAGGAGGGACTCATCGAGTCCAGCGAATCCCTGAGACAGGCCTGTCATCAAGAATGCAGCGTATTCACACTGGGACAATGTCAGTTATTGTCCTCCCTCAACCAGAGGAG GTTGATGTTAAAGTGGATCCCAAAGACTTGCGTATAGATACATTCAGGGCCAAAGGAGCAGGAGGGCAACATGTTAATAAAACCGATAGCGCTGTGAGAATTGTACACCTTCCCACAG GACTAGCGGTTGAGTGCCAGCAGGAGCGATCACAGCTTTTGAACAAGGAAATAGCTCTGCGGACACTGAGAGCTAAGCTGTACCAGCAGGTCATTGAAAAACAACTAAGTCAAGAGCAGAGTGCCAGAAAACTGCAG TTGGGAACAAGAGCCCAGTCAGAGAGAATTCGTACTTATAACTTCACCCAGGACAGAGTCACTGACCACAGGATCTCGTATGATGCACGCAATATCAAG gaaattCTAAGCGGGAAAGAAGCACTGGATAAGCTGATCAACAGACTACTGGAGTTTGCAGAGATAGAGGCTGTCACCGAATATCTAGAAAATCTGCAGGCTTTAGAAGGAGGAGGCTGCTGA